The Carassius carassius chromosome 5, fCarCar2.1, whole genome shotgun sequence DNA window AGTGTCAACTGAAAGTGCATCAGTAAAGTCTCTCAGTGCTCTTATCCAGAAGCAGATATATTTCACCATGATTTCTGggaatttatttgtgtttctacTGCTGTGTTGAGTAGAGGCTGGTAATGCTGGCAAGGTTTTGGTGTTGCCAGGCAAGTACAGCCACTGCCACAACATGCGCCATTGACGCGGTGGTCGATTGTAATCACAGTTTAACTGTTCTGGTCAGTTCTTCATCACCTACTGTTCCACACACACGGAAGGAGTGGTTCAATGTGTATGAAGTCAACATGAAGAAAAAATAGAGAGTTCATTAATCACTGGATGAAGGACTCAGTCGCCAAATATGAGCGAATCTTCATGGTCTGGTGAGTGATAACCAACTTTATGGTTCTCACTGATGATGTTTGCAAGGGCATGCTTCACATTGAGGATCTTTTACAAACTCTTCGGGAATTTAATTATGATAAGCTTTTTCTGATCCTATGCCATGTACTGAATTGAGTTGTGTGACTGCAAAAAGATGTCAGTACGCTctatttttcaagttcaagtccaccgacattaatctactctcctgtccaGTTTGTTTGTTGGAAAAAAATTGCACATTCAGCATTATGATGGTCagttcacctgtcaatcaaacttgcAGCAAAGGGTGAATTGTGAGGGGGAAAgtcaattgcaagatataaatttgCCATTGTAAGAAatggtctttttttcttttcagaattaGACTTTCTAACTCACAATTGaaagattatatctcacaattctgaaaaaaaaactgaactgcaAGAAATAAACTTAACAATTgctagaaaaaagtcagaattttataTCTATGTACAgtctatatctcgcaattatgagaaaaaaagtcagagtcagaattgagagatgtacatttataattaagagaaagaaaagtcagaattgtgtgattaaaatttttttgcaatatgtttgttttattttttattcagtgggaaaaacaggcttccataattTCTTTCACCATTTACGTTTACGTTTACATTTCTTTGTGATTGTTCATTACAAGCATGGAGGTGTGATGGAGGCTTTTAGCCCCTCCTTCCGTAGATTGCATGGATATGTAAGTATGTGGTGATGAtgactttatgagtgagtcattgaatcagtcACTCAACTGATTACTTATAAGTTAGTTACTTGGGGTGTAGACCTCAAATAACCCAGTcaacagggaaaaaaaataagcatGTAAATACTTGAACCTGACTATTttgtaaatagatttttaaaaatcctttctttgcaGTTTTCTTGAGTACTAAATAAGGATGCTGTAAATAAGACAAAAGAAAGCACAAATATTAAATGGTTAATAGTATGAAAACCAACAagtagcatttttcttttttataattagTTGTTTATTATGTGGTCCAACAGGTCTGGGTTTTTGAACTCTTTAAGGTTTTGTAGATGACTGTATACCtgaaatttttattgcagtatagtgtatagtgtgtaTTGAAAGAGATAAGGACAAGAAGGCTGTAGATAAAGTAGTTAAATCAGAAGAAAGCAACATTTTTACACTTGATCTACTGTACATCAACTGAGTGGCACTGTATCTCTGTATGTCACAGGAAAACCCACAACAATGTGTGAGACCATGGGAAAAGCCGACATCTGGTTGATTAGAACATACTGGGATTTTGAGTATCCACGCCCACTTCTGCCTAATTTTAAATTTGTTGGAGGACTACACTGCAAACCCGCCAAGCCTCTGCCAAAGGTAATGACTTTGCTTTGACTCTGTTTTGAAATATCTGCTCTTCTAAAATATTCTTGATTCTTGATATTCACGAtgatattcttattttttttattttattttgcatcattGCATCAATTGAATTAACCAAGTAATATTATTATGGGATTTATGTATGGAGCAGCATTTCATTTAGCTCATAACATGCTATGTGGCAGTGCAGTCATCAAAGTCTGACTACAGCAGGCATAAATTGTACAATCATGGCCAaatgttttggcagtgacattttgtgttttgcaaagtttgctgcttaacctgttgtggtgttcattcacattgtttctagattattgtggagagtgatcagatgcattttaaataattgctaaaactTCATTGACCAAAAATTtttacttttcacaaaaaaaaaaaaaaaaaaaattcactgtttTTTGATCCTGAAACAAAATGACCtgctaacattaattgactaagTATATCTGCAGCACATATGAAaatgtgaatgagtactagtcaggtgAAATCAGGTGAAGTCAtactaattagattgtaagagGAGACTGATTGCTTTAAACTTAGGGAAGAAGCATTATTTTCTCTGAAGCTTCCTTGCggctgtttgggacatctggaaaattgatttttttggagaagaaaaggtaAACGCTACCATGAGCCCTGTGACATGCCAACAGTGAAGCAccctgagaccatccatgtgtggggttgcttttcaaccaagggagcgggctctctcataattctgcccaaaaacatttCAAGGAATTAAAAATGGTATCACAAAATTTATGCAATAGCGACCTCTTCCAACGATCCATGAACAGTTTGGTGATGAtctgtgcattttccagcatgatggagcaccatgtcacaaagcaagagtgataaagaagtggctcgaagatcattacattgaaattttggatccatggcctttatttatacagtgcttttaacattacagattgtgtcaaagcagctttacagtatcaaaTAGGAAAATGGTGTGGGGGGGCGCAGTTCTCCCCCGGCCAGACTAACCAGCAGGTTACCAGCAGATCCATGCTGCAGCAAGCAGCATAACATGATCACCATGTTTTGAGCGCCACCTAGTCACAAAAACTATAGACCTGTTAACATTCACACATAGTTATGTTCATCACGTTCACTTTGAATGCTCAATACAATGTAGTTCACCTTAGTCTTTCATGTGCAGTTATATCAGGATGTAGGATCAGCAGATcttaaatttgtaatcccacactaCGTTGACCTCAAAAGATACTGTGGATTTGCAGTGTCAATCCTAGTCTGTAAACTGCATACTTTGACCATGATAGCTTATTTCTGATAGAAAATCAGTTCCATTTTAAGCCACTAATGAAATGCTAGATATAGGGGAAAAGGCAATAATTTAACAGAATTTTATACATCTAGTTTGTAATTATTATGTTTGCTGCTCAGATGGCAGACACTGAATATCCCACACTTCCTGTCACTCCACTTGACATTTGTGTATACTTTCGAGTGGCTTTGTGATCAGATGTGTGCGCCACCGTCCTGCATGATCATATGAGCTTCACAGAGAGAGTGTGACAGTGACAGTATGTGCTCATTTGTATGTCTTTTAGGAACTGGAGGAGTTTGTTCAGAGCTCAGGAGATCATGGCATCATTGTGTTCTCATTGGGTTCCATGATCAGCAACCTGACAATGGAAAGAGCAAACACCATTGCTTCTGCTCTTGCCCAGATCCCACAAAAGGTGTGtaactttttatctttttatagcAATAGAACAGCTGCCTTGGCTCTGGAAATACtttgtcagtaattttgtctgTAGGGGTTTCAATACCAATAATGCTCTTATCAATTACTCAATGCCACGTTGTTTCAAGCGATATAAATTAAGCACTTTAGAGCACTTAGATTGTGTCTGAGAAGACACAGTCACTTTACATGGTCAAGCTAGCACATGTGAGCTTCACTGTTTGCCATATTTGAGGTTATCTATGTATATGATTATATGCAAATTAAAGTCTAAAATAATTTGCTCATCATACAGAGCAATAATGTACTATTTTACCCTCAGAGTTTAGGTGTTTTAAAAGGGTTACcagaatacattattttaataaaataaaattataacttTTTCTATAAATTTACTGCTCAGGTGTTCAAATGTGTCTTAGAGCAACTGTTAATAAATTCCCCATATGTGCATTTGCATAGGTCGTTTGGCGTTATCATGGGAAAACACCAGAAACTCTTGCTCCCAATACAAAACTCTATGACTGGATCCCACAGAATGATTTGCTTGGTAAGAAAGTGTTGTCATTTGGGCTCAGTATACATGAAGGACTTTAACTGATATTGTATAGATGCAGACTTTATTTTATATGATAGGTCATCCAAAAATGAAGGCCTTCATTACCCATGGTGGGACAAATGGACTGTATGAGGCTATTTATCATGGTGTTCCAATGGTGGGCTTGCCACTGTTTGCTGACCAGCCTGATAACCTAATGCACATGAAAACCAAAGGAGCTGCTGTTGTTCTTGACATCAACAAAATGCAGTCCAAAGACCTGGTGGATGCACTCAAGACTGTCTTAAATAATCCATCGTGAGTTAAGTCTAAAGGACTTTTCCAGTTAGTTTCCTTAATTTAGAAATAACACTAAACTGTTTTTTAGTCAGAAGACTAGAAACAGGGTGGAAAAAGTTTGTGTATTACTACGTTTTATATTGGATTTTGAACAAAAACTTCATTACAATTATaaatttaaccaaaaaaaaaaaattccatttctTCTCTAATCAGATACAAGGAGAGCATCATGAGAATATCCAGAATTCACCATGATCAGCCAATGAAGCCTCTGGACCAGGCAGTTTACTGGATTGAATTTGTGATGCGGCATAAAGGAGCTAAACATCTCAGAGTTCAGGCACATGATCTGAGCTGGTATCAGTACCATTGCCTGGATGTAGTGGCTTTCTTACTCTCGATTGTTGCACTGATCACGTTCCTCTTTATTAAAACATGCTGTTTCCTTTTCCGGAAATGTTTCAGAAAGACTCATCTTGATGCCAAAGCAAAAAAAGAGTGAATTTGAAGTAGGTTCCCATAGAAGTATTTCCTTCAGTTGACTGTGGTACGTGTGTCCTCATCACATGTGTACGATGGCCAGTGTGCATTCTGACTACATTCCAAACTGTATGTTCTTATTGAAAAGAATACATGTGAATGTTATAATAATTTTGTTCAATAATTACCTAAGatgtcagaaataaaaaaaatatatataatagatattaCTGTCAGGGGCGATTTATTTACTTCATAATTTTCAGGCCTTTAGAATAATCTAAAATCTATTGCAAAATTTGATTTTGTATGACTCTGCCCAAATAATAAATATGGTGTATTGGAAAAACTATGTTGCTTTCCAAGTTCAGCAGGTCAGAGTTAGCTTTTAGATCAAATTTATGCCTGTCCTATTCAGTTATATGTTATACCTATCTATGCAATACAGTGGAATACTGCTCTTTTTGGTATATATATTTGGTTATATACCCTCGTTGGGGGCTGAGAccccaaaaaattaaaacagctCTAGTCTGCAGTCCATAAGCGCCCTCTGCTGTCAAACTGTGGATTTACAAATTCATTAAGTCTGCCATATTTTTTGTTTAGACCAATGCAAAATCAGACcagatttttgttgtaaatcttGATGGAATATTGCCTACCTTGTTATCAGAAGTGTTAAGATTTTTAGAATGCACATTAACTTATGTAGAACTGTTTATGGAGAAGATAAAATTTTACTTATAATTCTGACccatccttttatatatatatatatatatgtatatgtatatatatatatatatatatatatatatatatatatatatatatatatatgtgtgtgtgtatatatatatatatatgtgtatatatatatatgtgtatatatatatatatatatatatatatatatatatgctatatatatatatatatgtgtgtgtatatatatatatatatgtgtgtgtgctgggacaacgcgtcgaggtcatcgatgacgtcgacgtatttatgcgcatcgattcgtcgaccttttttttggcggctgtcaaagccttatttgatcggtgagtgacagtgacagggcgcgtacgagagagagccccggctgcgcgcgcactcacagtcttcaaacaacatgagcgcttcttgctctctccctcccttgtgcatattaatcaaaatcattaaacacgatagaaaaagggcgaaacaccaaagtttcacgcgcgctcgcgcactcacagtcttcaaactaaacgagcgcttcttgctctctccctcccttgtgcatattaaccaaaatcattagacacgatagaaaaagggcggaacgccaaagtttcacgtggagcattcggattttttttctccatgacaggctgctggctcccactgttaattattttttttttttgtaaaagcactctctgtatcatacacacatatatatatatatatatatatatatatatatatatatatatatatatatatatatatatatatatatatatatatatatatatatatatatacacacacacacacacacacatacacacatatatatatatatacacacatatatatatatatatacacacacatatatatatatatatatacacacacatatatatatatgtcactcaccgatcaaataaggctttgacagctgccaaaaaaaagatcaatgcagaaaaacccctggattggttatataacgttggacagaatgttgatccggccatcgcgtatattcagcgcacataaggtaaatgttttgcaaacgttttttagagaaataaaaacaggtcgacgaatcgatgcgcataaatacgtcgacgtcatcgatgacctcgacgcgttgtcccagccctactccTAAGTAAATGTTTTTGGCCATGCCAGTAATAAA harbors:
- the LOC132140729 gene encoding UDP-glucuronosyltransferase 2C1-like, yielding MSPRESARLFLLLLLNLNLQGVSGGKVIVWPSEFSHWLNVKVILDALTSRGHSITVVTHTATPSVNTTPSVGYNVDILQVPHTKQDILENTERMLKYWTHDLPNDNIIKASMKLKEMIDLGTEQNQAVCRELFAREDLLEKWRKEKFDVLLADPLFMCGELLAQKLNLPLVLSLRFTFGNTFERLCGQLPAPPSYVPAVVSENTDEMNFLQRLKNFLFYGTQDVLFYLVTKSKWDHFYTQVMGKPTTMCETMGKADIWLIRTYWDFEYPRPLLPNFKFVGGLHCKPAKPLPKELEEFVQSSGDHGIIVFSLGSMISNLTMERANTIASALAQIPQKVVWRYHGKTPETLAPNTKLYDWIPQNDLLGHPKMKAFITHGGTNGLYEAIYHGVPMVGLPLFADQPDNLMHMKTKGAAVVLDINKMQSKDLVDALKTVLNNPSYKESIMRISRIHHDQPMKPLDQAVYWIEFVMRHKGAKHLRVQAHDLSWYQYHCLDVVAFLLSIVALITFLFIKTCCFLFRKCFRKTHLDAKAKKE